The DNA window ATTTTGTGGGAAATTACTAAAAAAAGTCAAAGATTTAGGAATTCATACGTTAGTGGAAACATGCGGTTTTTTTGATATAGACAATTTCGAAAAATTTATTATACCTAATGTTGATCAGATATATTTTGACATTAAAATTATGGACGAAGTTATCCATAAAAAATACTGTGGCCGTTCTAATAAACAGATACTTGACAATTTTAGCAAACTCTATATGAAACATCTTAATGGAGAACTACAAGTAATACCAAGAGTGCCTTTAGTTCCAGAAATAACGGCTACTCCAAATAATCTTTTAGCTATTGCAAATTTTTTTAAAGCAAACTATGTAAAACAAGTTTCTCTTTTGCCATATAATCCTCTTTGGATTGAAAAGGCAGATAAAATTGGAAAGACGGCAAATTACAATTGCAAACAATGGATGACCGCTGAAGAAATAGAAAGATACCGTTCTTATTTTCAAGATTTTGAGATAGTGAAAGTTTAAAATAATTGACTTGCTATTCAGGTGTCTAAGGCTAAAATTAAAGGCTATTGCAAATTTAGCATCAAAAAATTAGAATAGCTCTACCGAAAAAATATTGCCAACTTTAGAAAAGGAGAATTACCATGAAAATCGTTAGGTACATATTTGTATATGTTATGTTTTTAATGGGTATTTATGGAGTATCGTTAGCGGATGAGTATGTTGTTAGCACATATAGCGAATTAAAAAGCAGACTTGCCATTGTGAATCCAGGTGATACAATTCTTTTAGCAGACGGCACATTCACAATTAGCGGTGATTTTGCACTTGCTGTAAGAACCAGTGATATTACCATAAAAAGTCAATCTGGAAATCGTGAAGCTGTTATAGTCAAAGGTCAAGGTATGTCTGGAAATGTAAATCATGGATTTTGGATTGATGCTAATAATGTCACAATTCAGGATATAACCATTCAAGAAGTTTATAACCACGGAATTCAATTAGATGTAAACATTGATGGTGTTCATATAAAAAATTGTATTTTTCGTGACACCAGGGAGCAAATGCTAAAAGTTCCTTATAATACGAATATTAATGACCCATCTGAAGACGGTATTATTGAAGACTGTCTTTTTATGTATAGCGCAGGTGTTGGTCCCCAATATTATATTGGTGGAATTGATGTTCATTTCGGAAAAAACTATATTGTTCGAAACAACACATTCCAGGATATCCAAAGCCCAGGTGGCGGATTGGCCGAACATGCCATTCATTTTTGGAGTAGCTCAGAAAATACATTAGTAGAAAAAAATCTTATTATTAACTGTGATCGCGGAATAGGTTTCGGATTAGGAACTGTTCCCCATATTGGAGGAATTATAAGAAACAATATAATTTATCATGATGGCTCAGGAACTTACGCTGATGTTGGAATCGGGTTAGAATCTTCCAGCAATACAAAAGTTTACAATAATACAATCTATTTTAATCATAATCGCTATCCAAATGCTATTGAGTACCGTTTTAGCGGCACATACGGAGCTTATATTGCGAATAATCTTACAAATAAACTGATTGTTTCACGCAATAGCGGAACTGGAACTTTAGAGAACAACGTAACTAATTGTCAAAGTAACTGGCTGGTTAATATTTTATCTTTTAATCTTCATCTTGCTTATAAAGTTGATAGTGTTGTAAATCAAGGAGTCATAATAACTGGTCTTACCGATGATTTTGATGGAGATAGGCGACCTATGGGCGGGGGCATTGATATTGGTGCGGATGAATATAAAATCAGATCTACACCAATTAACTTGTTACTGTTAAAAGATAGTAATTAATAATTTAATCCCTATTTTTAAATAAAAAAACATGGAAAATCCATTAATTATTATAACACAAAGATACGGAGGCGTTATGATTAAAATTAACAACATTATTTGTCTGATTATTTTGAGTGGTTCTTTATTCATCGGAAATATTTGCTGTGCAGGATCCGACAATATCGATCTTCAGGTAAATACAGGGAAGCAATCATCATTTTTGTATCAAATCGTCGATACTGGTGTTCTTGATTTTTACAGTGATTCTTCTTTAATCTCAGCTCCGTCATCAGGTGAAGATTTTTATGGTCAGGATGCTAATTATAAGGGCAACCAACCATTTTACACTGACAATAATGACGGAACAATAACAGATAATATTACCGGCTTAATGTGGCAAAAAGATATGGGTGATAAGATATCATTTGTCGAAGCAAAGACAAAGGCAGATGAACTGGTACTGGGCGGATATGATGACTGGCGTGTCCCGACAATAAAGGAAATTTATTCCCTGATACAGTTTACTGGTCGCGTAAATAACGAAACTGCAATTGATATGTTTATAGATACAACATATTTTAATCAGCCTATTGGCGATACGTCAGCAGGTGAACGTGAAATTGATGCACAGACATGGTCAACTACCGAATATGTTGGAACTACCATGAACGGTGATGAGACTGTTTTCGGAGTAAACTTTGTTGATGGTCGAATTAAAGGTTACCCAAAATATAAAAAACCTACCGGAGATGCAAATAAAATGTATTTTCGAATGGTAAGAGGTAATCCGAATTATGGCATAAATAATTTTGTCGATAATAATGATGGCACAATCACTGATCTTGCTACCGGTTTAATGTGGCAAAAAGCCGATGATGGAAACGCCCGTGACTGGCAACATGCCCTTTCATATTCTGAAAACCTCGAGTTGGCAGGTTATAGCGACTGGCGGCTACCGAATTCCAAAGAGCTCCAAAGTATTGTTGATTACACACGCTCACCGAAAACAACTAATTCACCAGCTATTGATCCTATTTTTTCTACAACCGAAATAAATGATCCAGATGGAAATCCAGGACAATATCCCTATTTCTGGACAGGAACTACCCATAAGGATGGTGTCAATCCCTATGATTCAGCCGTATATATAGCCTTTGGTGAAGGTCAAGGTAAAATGAATGATGTTCTTATGGATGTACACGGAGCAGGATGTCAGCGCAGTGATCCTAAAAGCGGAGATCAGAGTGAATATCCAGATTTTTTTGGCCCGCAGGGTGATGTTCGTTATGTTTTCAACTATGTCAGGTGTGTCAGAAATTATACTGCTCCATCATTATCTGGAAAAGCTATGCCTTGGCTAACTATTTTATTAAATTAAAAAATGTCTGAATCAGAATTTTCAGAATTATAGAATTAACAGAATAACCTGAAACAACTCCTTGGTTAAATGAGATAGTATAAGTTGAAAATAACTGACTCAATATTCAGGTGTCTAAGGATAGACTTAAAGGCTAATTCAATTTTATCATTAAAAAAATAGAAATGATATGTCATTTTTTAAGACTATAACAAAAATGGAGCAGATATGAAAAAAAAATTTTTTTATAGCTTGATTTTATTTTTTATAATTTTTGCAATGAATGGCAATTCATTTGGGAATACTGATATAAAAGACATAGATGCTCTTTTGCAGATGGATGTTGAAGATTTATTAAAAATCAAAGTTATTTCTGCATCTAAACATGAACAGGGAATATTAGCCGCACCTGCAGCATTGAGTGTAATCACATCAGAAGATATAAAAAAATACGGTTATACAACTGTTGGAGAAGCCTTAAATCAAGCTTCTGGAGTATATATGTCTTCAGATAGAAGTAATGAATATGGAATAATACGAGGAATTCATCTTTCAGATGATTATAATAAAAGATTACTTGTTCTTGTAAATGGACATGCTTTAAATAATGGAATGACTTTTGAGGCTCATCTTGGTAATGAACTTGGGATTCCAATGAATTCCATTGAAAGAATTGAGGTCATGCGTGGAGGCTCTTCAGTAATGTATGGAACAAATGCCTTTTTTGGAATTGTTAATATAATTTTAAAAGATAAATCCGAAAAAAATAACAGAATATATTTATTGGAATCAAACATCGGAGCGTATGAATTATGGGATAATTCTGTATTATTTTTAAAAAAATTCGATGACAGCAATAAACTTTTTTTATGTTCAAGTCTTAGGTATAATGAAGGTAAAGAAGTTAAGACTACCCACAATTATCAATGGTCATATTATAGAGCAACTTGGGATGAAAATCCTAAAGGTTCTGGACTTTACCAAATATTAAAAGGTGATAAGGCAAAAGGTGTCGATTTTGATAAAATTTATTCATTTTTAGGCTCTTACACATTTAAAAATTTTGAACTTTCGGGTAAATACACTGATGTAAAAGAAGGTATGCCTCTTGCTAACTGGAGGCAGGTATTTGATGAAGATGATAAAGAAGAAAACGATGAATCAGGATATTTGGAGGCTAAATATTCTAATAATACAGACTCAAATTTAAAATTTTCTTTTAAATCTTTTGCCAACTGGTATAAATATTCTAACGAATTATATTACCATGAGCCTGACGAAACAGAAGGCGGCATAACATATATGCCAGATTATGACCCAAGTAAATTTAAGAACGGGACTATTTGGAAAGATAGAAGACGATCAAAATGGAACGGTATAGAGCTTCAAGTTGAGAAAAATTTTTTTGATGATAAAGCTAATGTAATAGCAGGATTTGAATATATCCGAAAATATAATAAATTTGACTATAATAATTATACTTTTGATGGAAAACATTATGACGAAGACTATTGGATTCCATGGCATAGAAACGATATAGACGTGTATGGAGCTTATAGTGAGGTTGAATATGCGTTTACCGAAAAATTAAAATTTTATGGCGGATTAAGATGGGATAAAATAACAGATTTTAATTCCGAAGTTTCTCCAAGAGTAGCCTTTATTTTAAGCCCTTCTGAATCATATAATTATAAATTAATTGCAAGTAAATCGTTTAGAACTCCAGGCTATACTGAATATGATTATGATGACGGCTATATAAAACCAAATCCGTCCCTTAAACCTGAAACAATATATTCTTTTGATTTTATAATCGGAAAATATTTTAAAGATTCAAGTGTAAGTATCGACTTTTTTTATAGCTCATTGAAAGACATGATAGCCTTCAATGAAGCCGCTTTCGTGGAATTGGATTCAATGAATTCATACATTTCTTTTGGAAGATATCAAAATCTTTATTCAGTTAAAAATTATGGAGTTGAAATTGAATTAAAAGGAAAAATTCAGCAATTAAGTTATTTTTTTAATACAGCTTTTACAGAATCCAAAATTGATGGAAAAATGATTTATTATGAAGTTGATGAAGATTATAAATCCTATTCCGTTCCGACTCAAAATTTTGAAAAAGATATGAAAAATACTCCTTTTGTTTCTTCAAAATTAGGGATAGCTTATTCTTTAAGCAAGTTGGATTTAGCATTGACAGGTAATTATATATCAAAAAGAAAAATAAATCAG is part of the Desulfobacterales bacterium genome and encodes:
- a CDS encoding TonB-dependent receptor, giving the protein MKKKFFYSLILFFIIFAMNGNSFGNTDIKDIDALLQMDVEDLLKIKVISASKHEQGILAAPAALSVITSEDIKKYGYTTVGEALNQASGVYMSSDRSNEYGIIRGIHLSDDYNKRLLVLVNGHALNNGMTFEAHLGNELGIPMNSIERIEVMRGGSSVMYGTNAFFGIVNIILKDKSEKNNRIYLLESNIGAYELWDNSVLFLKKFDDSNKLFLCSSLRYNEGKEVKTTHNYQWSYYRATWDENPKGSGLYQILKGDKAKGVDFDKIYSFLGSYTFKNFELSGKYTDVKEGMPLANWRQVFDEDDKEENDESGYLEAKYSNNTDSNLKFSFKSFANWYKYSNELYYHEPDETEGGITYMPDYDPSKFKNGTIWKDRRRSKWNGIELQVEKNFFDDKANVIAGFEYIRKYNKFDYNNYTFDGKHYDEDYWIPWHRNDIDVYGAYSEVEYAFTEKLKFYGGLRWDKITDFNSEVSPRVAFILSPSESYNYKLIASKSFRTPGYTEYDYDDGYIKPNPSLKPETIYSFDFIIGKYFKDSSVSIDFFYSSLKDMIAFNEAAFVELDSMNSYISFGRYQNLYSVKNYGVEIELKGKIQQLSYFFNTAFTESKIDGKMIYYEVDEDYKSYSVPTQNFEKDMKNTPFVSSKLGIAYSLSKLDLALTGNYISKRKINQPSNIDDIGEVYPNELKENITIDFNGNLNKLYKGFSLSLAVKDIFNSKRQNPVPASANHLSLAETEGRMAILKIKYAF
- a CDS encoding right-handed parallel beta-helix repeat-containing protein, with the protein product MKIVRYIFVYVMFLMGIYGVSLADEYVVSTYSELKSRLAIVNPGDTILLADGTFTISGDFALAVRTSDITIKSQSGNREAVIVKGQGMSGNVNHGFWIDANNVTIQDITIQEVYNHGIQLDVNIDGVHIKNCIFRDTREQMLKVPYNTNINDPSEDGIIEDCLFMYSAGVGPQYYIGGIDVHFGKNYIVRNNTFQDIQSPGGGLAEHAIHFWSSSENTLVEKNLIINCDRGIGFGLGTVPHIGGIIRNNIIYHDGSGTYADVGIGLESSSNTKVYNNTIYFNHNRYPNAIEYRFSGTYGAYIANNLTNKLIVSRNSGTGTLENNVTNCQSNWLVNILSFNLHLAYKVDSVVNQGVIITGLTDDFDGDRRPMGGGIDIGADEYKIRSTPINLLLLKDSN
- a CDS encoding DUF1566 domain-containing protein, whose protein sequence is MIKINNIICLIILSGSLFIGNICCAGSDNIDLQVNTGKQSSFLYQIVDTGVLDFYSDSSLISAPSSGEDFYGQDANYKGNQPFYTDNNDGTITDNITGLMWQKDMGDKISFVEAKTKADELVLGGYDDWRVPTIKEIYSLIQFTGRVNNETAIDMFIDTTYFNQPIGDTSAGEREIDAQTWSTTEYVGTTMNGDETVFGVNFVDGRIKGYPKYKKPTGDANKMYFRMVRGNPNYGINNFVDNNDGTITDLATGLMWQKADDGNARDWQHALSYSENLELAGYSDWRLPNSKELQSIVDYTRSPKTTNSPAIDPIFSTTEINDPDGNPGQYPYFWTGTTHKDGVNPYDSAVYIAFGEGQGKMNDVLMDVHGAGCQRSDPKSGDQSEYPDFFGPQGDVRYVFNYVRCVRNYTAPSLSGKAMPWLTILLN
- a CDS encoding glycyl-radical enzyme activating protein, with the protein product MEKAIIAEIKENSLDDGPGIRTVLFFKGCPLSCVWCHNPETKSARMELSFDAKECIGLKDCLRVCSEKALDPNFSGFIHRDLCSLCFNCVNACANEAFSVVGKTITIDEILEIICRYIPFYKTSGGGITLSGGEFTVYMEFCGKLLKKVKDLGIHTLVETCGFFDIDNFEKFIIPNVDQIYFDIKIMDEVIHKKYCGRSNKQILDNFSKLYMKHLNGELQVIPRVPLVPEITATPNNLLAIANFFKANYVKQVSLLPYNPLWIEKADKIGKTANYNCKQWMTAEEIERYRSYFQDFEIVKV